Below is a window of Streptomyces genisteinicus DNA.
CAGCGACGGGGAGTCGACCCTGCTCGTCGACACCGCCGCCACCGAGCACCGTGCGCGCGCACTCCTGGCGGCGCTCACCGGCACCGGCGCCCCGCCGCCGCGCACCGTCGTCAACACCCACCACCACGGCGACCACACCTACGGCAACGGCGTCTTCGCGCCGGAGGCGGTGATCGTCGGGCACGACGCCTGCCGCGAGCAGGTGCTGTCCGCCGGGAGGCAGCTGCACCTGCTGTGGCCGGGGACCGATTTCGGCGACGTGCGGATCACCCCGCCGGACATGACCTACAACGACCGCATGACGCTGCACGCGGGCGGCACCGAGGTGCGCCTCCTGCATCCGGGCGGTGTCGCGCACACCCTCGGCGACACCGTCGTGCACCTGCCGGCCGAGGGCGTCGTCTTCACCGGTGACCTGGTCTTCGCCGGCGGGACGCCGTTCGTGGCGGTGGGCTCGCTCAGCGGTTCGCTGCGGGCGCTCGGCGTACTCCGCTCGCTGGGGGCGGAGATCGTGGTGCCGGGCCACGGGCCGGTGACGGACCCGTCGGCGTACGACGCGACGGAGCGCTACCTCCTCTTCGTCGCCTCGCTCGCCGAGAAGGGGTACGCCGCCGGGCGCACGCCGCTGGAGACGGCCATGGCGGCGGACCTCGGCGAGTTCGCCGGGCTCCGGGAGAGCGAGCGCCTGGTGGCGAACGTGCACCGCGCCTACGCGGAGCTGGCGGGGCTTCCGGAGGGTTCGCCGCTGGACGAGGCGGCGGTGATGGGTGACATGACGACGATGAACGGCGGCACTCCGGTCGCCTGCCACGCCTGACGGCCCCACCAGCCGGGCCCCGCCACCCGGGCCGGACGGCGCCGCTCCCCCGCGGCGCCGTCCGGCCCTCCCTGTGACATGCGCGGCCGGTGCGGTTCACGGGCTGGACGACATACCGACTGGTCGGTCATCATGGTCGCGTCCAGGACCGACGACCGGAACCGCCCCCGGAGGTGCCCCTCATGAGCCCAGCCCCACAGGGCCTCGACCCCGAGCAGCTGCGCGGCCGTCTCGACCGCGAACGGCCGGGGCTGGTGAACGGGCCGCTGACCGCGCGGCTCATCCAGGGCGGCCGCTCCAACCTCACCTACGCCGTCACCGACGGGACGAACCGGTGGGTCGTCCGCCGCCCGCCGCTGGGCCACGTCCTCGCGACCGCGCACGACATGAAGCGCGAGCACCGGGTGATCAGCGCACTCGTCGGGACCGCGGTGCCGGTGCCGGAGCCGGTGCTGCTGTGCGAGGACGACTCCGTGCTCGGCGCCCCGTTCTACGTGATGGAGTTCGTCGAGGGCACCCCGTACCGCACCGCGGAGCAGCTGGCCCCGCTCGGCCCGGAGCGCACCCGCGACGCGGTGCTCGGGCTCGTCGACACCCTCGTCGACCTGCACGCCGTCGACCCGGAGGCCGTCGGCCTCGGGGACTTCGGCCGGCCCGAGGGGTTCCTCGACCGCCAGCTGCGCCGCTGGGGCAAGCAGCTCGCCGCCTCCCGGGGCCGTGAACTGGCCGGGATCGACGAGCTGCACGCGGCGCTCGGGCGGGAGCTGCCGGTCTCCCCCGCGCCCACCGTGGTGCACGGCGACTACCGCCTAGACAACGTCCTCATCGGCGAGGACGACCGCATCAAGGCGGTCCTCGACTGGGAGATGTCGACGCTCGGCGACCCGCTGACCGATCTCGGCCTGCTGGTGATGTACAGCCGCCGGCTGGAGCTGCCCGGCTCGCCGATCAGCACCACCGCGGGCGCCGTGGGGCATCCGGCGCCGGAGGAGCTGATCGAGCGGTACGCCGCCCGGTCCGGCCGGGACGCGTCCGCGATCTCCTGGTACACCGCCTTCGCCTGGTTCAAGCTCGCCGTGATCCTCGAGGGCATCCACTACCGCTACACCCTCGGCCAGACCGTCGGCGCCGGCTTCGACCGGATCGGCGATCTCGTCCCCGTCTTCATCGAGCACGGTCTCACCACCCTCCAGGAAGGCTGAGCAGCCCATGGATTTCGCTTTCGACGCCCGTACCGAGGAACTCCGCGCCAAACTCCTGGCCTTCATGGACGAGTACGTCTACCCGGCCGAGGAGATCGAGCACGAGCAGCGCGCCCGGCTCGCCTCCCCGTGGGACACCCCCGCGATCGTCGAGGAGCTGAAGGCGGAGGCGCGCCGGCAGGGCCTGTGGAACCTGTTCCTCCCCGACTCCGAGTACGGTGCCGGGCTGACGAACCTCCAGTACGCGCCGCTCGCCGAGATCACCGGCCGCAGCCCCCACATCGCCCCCACCGCGCTCAACTGCGCGGCCCCGGACACCGGGAACATGGAGGTGCTGACGCAGTTCGGCAGCGAGGAGCAGAAGAAGCAGTGGCTGCAGCCGCTGCTCGCGGGCGGGATCCGCTCCGCCTTCGCGATGACCGAGCCGGAGGTCGCCTCGTCGGACGCGACCAACATCCGCACCCGCATCGACCGGGACGGCGACGACTACGTCGTCAACGGCCGCAAGTGGTACATCTCCGGGGCGATGAACCCCCGGTGCGAGATCTTCATCGTGATGGGCAAGACCGACCCGGACGGCGACGACATCCGCCGCCAGCAGTCGATGATCCTGGTGCCGCGCGACACCCCGGGCGTCGAGATCCGGCGCGCGATGCAGGTGTACGGCTACGAGGACCACTCCCACGGCGGCCACGCCGAGGTCGTCTTCACCGACGCCCGGGTCCCGGCGGCCAACCTGATCGGCGAGGAGGGCGGCGGCTTCGCCATCGCCCAGGCCCGCCTGGGGCCCGGCCGCATCCACCACTGCATGCGCCTGATCGGCATGGCCGAGCGGGCCATCGAGCTCATGTGCCGGCGGGCCGTCGCGCGTGAGGCGTTCGGCAAGGCGATCGCCCAGCAGGGCGTGGTGCAGAACTGGATCGCCGACGCCCGCGTCACGGTGGAGCAGCTGCGCCTGCTGGTGCTGAAGACGGCCTGGCTGATGGACACCGTGGGCAACAAGGGGGCCCACACCGAGATCCAGGCCATCAAGATCGCGACGCCGCGTGCCGTGGTGGACATCCTCGACAAGGCGGTCCAGGTGCACGGCGCGGGCGGCGTCAGCCAGGACTTCCCGCTGGCGGAGCTGTGGGCGTCGGCCCGCACCCTGAAGCTGGCGGACGGTCCGGACGAGGTGCACCAGCGGTCCCTGGCCCGCCGGGAGCTGAAGCGCCACCTCTGAGGCGCGCGGGCGCGGACGGGCGGACGCGGTCCGTCCGTCCGCGCGTCCGTCTGCCCCTCCGCGCCTCCGTCCGAGCGCGTCCGTCCGTCGCGCGCCGGCTCAGATCAGGTGGTTGCCGTCCCACTCCGGGAGGACCAGGTTGGCGAGGCCGCGCGGCCGGAAGGGCGCGGTGCGGTCGCCGGTGCCCCTGTACAGCCACTTGTAGCCGTCCGAGCCGACGGTCAGCAGGTCCGCCCGTCCGTCGCGGTCGGCGTCGCCGATGGCGACGAGCTGCGGCATCGCGCCCCAGCCGCCGCCGACCCGGGTCCGGGCGGTGAACGTGCCGTCCCCCTTCCCGAGGTACAGCCACAGCACACCCGAGCGGTCCCGGGCCAGCAGGTCGCCGGCCTTCGCCCCGGCCAGGTCGCCCGCCAGGGTGAGACCGTCGTAGATGTCCCAGCCGCCGCCGACGCGGGTGCGCGCCGCGAACGGCGCGCTCCGGTCGCCGGTGCCCCGGTGGAGCCACAGGACACCGGACGCGTCGGAGGCGACGAGGTCGGCGCGGCCGTCACCGGTGAGGTCGCCGCCCGCGGCGACGGAGGTGTAGCCGCCCCAGCCGCCGCCGACCCGGGTGCGGGCGGTGAACGTGCCGTCCCCCTTCCCGAGGTACAGCCACAGCACACCCGAGCGGTCCCGGGCCACCAGGTCGTCGGTGCGTGCCCCGGCGAGGTCCCCGGCGGACTCGATCAGGTCGTAGGTGTTCCATCCGCCGCCGACGAGCGCCCGGTCCGTGCCCTCGAGTTGGTCGGCGAAGGCCCAGTAGTCGGTGTCGAGCCGCCAGAGCCGGCCGCCGGCGTCCCGGGCGAGGAGGTCGGGGGCGCCGTTGTCCGTGAAGTCGTGCGCGGAGGGGGCGCGCGTGACGGTGAAACGGCCGGACCCCTTGAGGTCGGGGCCGATGCCGTTCAGCGGACGGGCGGTGAACTCCCAGGTGTACTCGCCGTTGTAGGCGGACATCCTTTCGTCGAAGCCCAGGTCGCCCTGCCACGGGAAGGTGTAGTCGGGCGTGTACGGGTGGGTGACGGAGAAGCGCATGGTCTTCCCGGTGCGCACGTGCCGCAGCGTCCCCGTGAGGTCCGCGTTGTGACGTGACAGCCGCCAGGTCAGCGCGCGCTGTCCGTGCGGTGCGTCGAGGTCGATCACGGACCCGATGTCGTGGCCGAGCAGGCTGAGCGCCGTGGACTCGCCCGTGGTCGCCACGAGTTCCGCGGTGGGGGCGCCGTCGGCCGTGGGCGGCGCGATGCGGTAGACGCCCTCGCCCTTCGCCACCGTGCCGCCGCGCACGTACAGGGAGCCGTCGGGTCCCGTGGCCGCCGAGTTCACGTGGTCGAGCAGCGGGCGCACGGTCCCCTTCGTCAGGTGGCGTGCGGTCAGCGCGTGCATCGGGTCCGGCGTCCCGGAGGTGTGCCCGCCGCGTACGCCGTAGGTCAGCCAGTCGCCGGCCAGACCGATCTCGACGCCGTACGCCGAGGCGCCGAGCGGGATCCGCTGGGTCGTTTCGGTGGCGCGGGTCACGACGACCACCGATCCCTTCGAGCCCTCCTCCTCGACCCAGGCGAGGTGGGTCCGGGAGACGGCCACGTCCCCCTTGAGGCCCGCCGGGGGAATCGGCCCGTGGACGGAGACGGTGGACGCGGCCAGGTCCACGAAGCCCCAGGTGCGCTCCCCCGACGCCGCGGTGAAGGTGACGAGGGCGTGTTCCGGGGTGGCGGCGCCGACGGCGATCGCGGTGGCGCCGGCGGGCAGCCCGGTGAGCGGGGTGACCACGCCGTCCACGCCGTGCCCGCGCAGGACGGTCCGGCCGCCCTCGTCGACGACGGTGGTGAAGATCGTCCGGCCCGCCCCGCCCGCGTAGGAGATGCCCGAGCCCACGGGGAAGGCCACCCGGAGCAGTTGGGTGCCCGCCGCCATGTCCCGCAGCACGGCCGCGTTCGGGGCACGGTCCACCACCAGGTCCCCGACGCCTGTGGCGTTGGCCGCCGAGGAGGACGCCAGTGTCGTGTGGGTGCCGTCCACGCCGCTGACCCAGCGGTGATCCAGTGCGGTCTCGGACCGGACCAGGTACCCCGTCGCGGTCGCCCCGGTGAGCCTGAAGCCGGCCGGGAACGGCGAAGCGCTCTCCTCGGCCGAGGCCCGTGCCCCGGCCGTGTCCGGCGCGGCGGCCGGGACCGCGGGAGGCGCGGCCAGGGCCGGGGCGCTCATGCCGCCCGCTCCGAGCGTGACGGCGAGGACGGTGGAGACGGCGGCGGCGAGCCGCCGGGCCGTACGGGTGCGAGGCACGTTTCCCCCAGGAGACCGGGCGCGCACGCTGCGCGCGCATGATCAGACCTCCGGGCGGGCGCGAGGGTTGTACGCCGGGGCGGATCTCCGCGGGGCTCGGCGGGTCCGTGCGGTGGCGGTGGCGGTCGCGGACGGGCGGGGGCACGGCCGGGCCCCGGGTGGAAGGCAGGGGCGCCGACGGGCCGCGGGGGCGGCTGCGGCGTCGAGGCGACGGGGGCGGGCGGCGCGCGCCCCTGGGCTCTCAGTACCCCCCGCCCGGCGTGTGGTCCGCGAGGGCCAGCTCGCGGGCGAAGCGTGCGAGGCGGAGCGCGGCCCGGGCGAGGGCCCGGCGGAGCCGGTGGGGGGTGGAGCCGTAGGCCGTGCTCCACAGCGCCGGCAGGCGGGTGGCCATGCCTCCAGCGTGGCCCGGCCGGGCGGACCGGGCCACCGGTGGGCGGCCCGGGACGGTCTACGGGCGCAGGGCGCGCAGCAGGAGGTCGGCGAGGTGGTCGGCGACCTGCTGCTTGGTGAGGGGCCCGTCGGGGCGGTACCACGTGGAGAGGTGGTGGACCGAGCCGAAGTGGTAGTCGACGACCAGGTCGGCGGGGGTGGCGGAGGAGAACACGCCGCTGCGCTGCCCCTCCTCGACCAGCGCGCGGAAGCGCTCGTGGTAGCGGCGGCGCTCGGAGCGGACCTGCTTGTGCTTCTCGGGGCTCAGGTGGTGCATGGAGCGGAAGAAGATGGCCGCGTCGTCGAGGTTGTCGATGGTGGTGACGACGACGTCGGCCGCCGCGCCCCGCAGCCGGTCCTCGATGGGCTCGCCGGAGCCGGCGAAGGCGTCGAGGCGTTCCTGCTGGACGCGCAGGACCCGGGCGTAGACCTCCTGGAGGAGGTCCTCCTTGGAGCCGAAGTAGTGGTAGAGCGCGCCCTTGGTGACGCCTGCCTTCTCCACGATCTCCTGGACGGAGGTGCGATCGTACCCCTGCTCCGCGAAGAGGCGGGTGGCGGTGGCCAGCAGTCTCTGCGGTACGGGGGTCCCCTCCCCGTCCGTCGTCCTGGCCATCGCGCCACCCGCCTTTCGTCCTGATTTCCTCTGGTGCCGAGCCGGTTCCTACGCTTGCGAACGCAGTTCCCGCCTGAGGATCTTCCCACTTGTCGTCTTCGGGAGCTCCGGCAGGACCGACACGTCACGGGGGTACTTGTACGCCGCCAGCCGCTGCTCGCAGTAGGCGGAGAGCTCCCCGGGGGCCACCTCCGCGCCGGGGCGGAGACTGACGTACGCCCTGACCGTCTCGCCCCGGTAGGCGTCGGGCACGCCGACGACGGCGGCCTCCCGGACGGCGGGGTGGGTGTAGAGGACGTCCTCCACCTCGCGCGGCCACACCTTGAAGCCGGAGGCGTTGATCATGTCCTTCTTCCGGTCGACGACGTACAGCCAGCCGTCGGCGTCCATGAACCCGATGTCGCCGGTGCGCAGTTCGCCGCCCGGGAAGGCCTCGGCGCTCGCCTCGGGCATGCCCCAGTAGCCGGGGACGACCTGGGGTCCGCGGACGGCGATCTCGCCCTGCTCGCCGAGGGGGACCTCGTCGCCCCGCTCGTCGACGATGCGCACGATCGTGTCGGGGCCGGGGACGCCGACGGAGAGCGTGCCGGACGCGGGGTCGACCGGGGCCTCGTGCTCCGGGGGCACGGAGGCGCAGGGCGCGGTGCACTCGGTGAGGCCGTAGCCGTTGCGGATGTAGGGGCCGAAGCGCTCCCGGAAGCCGTCGACCAGCGCGGGCGGCAGCGGCGCACCGCCGGAGGAGATCACCTGGAACGAGGCGAAGTGGTCCGGGGTGACGGCCGGGTGGGCGGCGAGGGCCATGAAGGCGGTGGACGGGCCGACGGTGTACGCGGGCCGGTGCTCGGCGAAGGCGTCGAGGACGACCCCGGCCTCGAAGCGGTAGGTGAGGGCGAGGGTGCCCGCGTTGGCGAAGCAGGCAGCCAGCTGGCAGACCATGCCGGTGATGTGGAACAGCGGGGCGAGCGCGTAGTAGCAGGCGCCGTCCGGCACGGGGTGGCCGGTGCGCTGGCGCTCGGCGTTGTAGGCGAGGGCGCCGTGCGGGTTCATGGCGCCCTTGGGGGTGCCGCTGGTGCCGGAGGTGTAGCTGATGAGCGCCGTGTCGCCGGCGGCCGGTTCCGGCAGGGAGGGCGCCGGCAGGCCGCTGCGTGCGACGGCGAGCAGGTCGTCGGCGTCGGCGGCGGGCGCCTCGCGGGCGAAGCCGAGGACCCGGGTGTCGCCGCGGGTCTGGAGGTCGAGCTCGCAGGCGGTGAGGACGGCGCGCAGCGGGGAGCCGGCCGCGCAGTCGCGCAGGTACGTCTCCCAGGCCCGGTCCGAGCAGATCAGCGCGGCCGCGCCGGAGTCGGCGAGGACGTGGGCGACCTCGCCGCTCTTGTACATGGGGTTGAGCGGGACGACGACGGCGCCGGCCTTCCACGCACCGAGCAGGGCGATCACGAAGTGCGGGGTGTTCTGGAGCATGATCGCGACCCGGTCGCCGGGGGCGGTGCCGCGGGCGGCGAGGTGCCCGGCGACGGAGTCGGAGAGGGCGTCGGTCTCGCCGTAGGAGAGGCGGCCGTCGAAGTAGGCGAGCGCCGTGCGGGAGCCGGCGCGGGCGGCGGCGGCGCGGAAGGCGTGCAGGACGCTCGGGGGCGGGTCGACGGGGGCGCGCTGTGCCTCGCTCAGGCGGCCGAGCCAGGGGCGGGCTGCGTAGACGGAGCTCACCGGGAGACCTCCTCCCACTTGCGCTGGAGGTGGTTCATGCCGCCGAGCCACTTGTCCGTCTCGGCGGCCCTGGCCCGGTAGTAGCCCGCCACCTCGGGGTGCGGCAGGACCAGGAAGCGGTCCTCGGCCATCGCGTCGAAGAGGGCGTCGGCGACGTCCTCGGGCTCGATCGCGGTGGGCTTCAGGACGATGTCGCCGGCCGATCCGGTGGCGGCGAGCATGTCCGTGCGCACGCCCTGGGGGCAGATGGCGTGGACCTTGAGGCCGCGGTGGCGGTAGGTGAGGGAGAGCCACTCGGCGTAGGCGAGGGCGCCGTGCTTGGTGACGCTGTACGGGGCGGCGCCGATCATGGTGAGCAGTCCGGCGGCGGAGACGGTGGAGACGAAGGTCCCGCTGCCGCGCTCCAGCCAGTCGGGCAGCAGGGCGCGGCTCGCGCGGAC
It encodes the following:
- a CDS encoding MBL fold metallo-hydrolase; translation: MPATDPYLVRLTPNVHAYVQPDGGWCLNNAGFVSDGESTLLVDTAATEHRARALLAALTGTGAPPPRTVVNTHHHGDHTYGNGVFAPEAVIVGHDACREQVLSAGRQLHLLWPGTDFGDVRITPPDMTYNDRMTLHAGGTEVRLLHPGGVAHTLGDTVVHLPAEGVVFTGDLVFAGGTPFVAVGSLSGSLRALGVLRSLGAEIVVPGHGPVTDPSAYDATERYLLFVASLAEKGYAAGRTPLETAMAADLGEFAGLRESERLVANVHRAYAELAGLPEGSPLDEAAVMGDMTTMNGGTPVACHA
- a CDS encoding phosphotransferase family protein, yielding MSPAPQGLDPEQLRGRLDRERPGLVNGPLTARLIQGGRSNLTYAVTDGTNRWVVRRPPLGHVLATAHDMKREHRVISALVGTAVPVPEPVLLCEDDSVLGAPFYVMEFVEGTPYRTAEQLAPLGPERTRDAVLGLVDTLVDLHAVDPEAVGLGDFGRPEGFLDRQLRRWGKQLAASRGRELAGIDELHAALGRELPVSPAPTVVHGDYRLDNVLIGEDDRIKAVLDWEMSTLGDPLTDLGLLVMYSRRLELPGSPISTTAGAVGHPAPEELIERYAARSGRDASAISWYTAFAWFKLAVILEGIHYRYTLGQTVGAGFDRIGDLVPVFIEHGLTTLQEG
- a CDS encoding acyl-CoA dehydrogenase family protein; translated protein: MDFAFDARTEELRAKLLAFMDEYVYPAEEIEHEQRARLASPWDTPAIVEELKAEARRQGLWNLFLPDSEYGAGLTNLQYAPLAEITGRSPHIAPTALNCAAPDTGNMEVLTQFGSEEQKKQWLQPLLAGGIRSAFAMTEPEVASSDATNIRTRIDRDGDDYVVNGRKWYISGAMNPRCEIFIVMGKTDPDGDDIRRQQSMILVPRDTPGVEIRRAMQVYGYEDHSHGGHAEVVFTDARVPAANLIGEEGGGFAIAQARLGPGRIHHCMRLIGMAERAIELMCRRAVAREAFGKAIAQQGVVQNWIADARVTVEQLRLLVLKTAWLMDTVGNKGAHTEIQAIKIATPRAVVDILDKAVQVHGAGGVSQDFPLAELWASARTLKLADGPDEVHQRSLARRELKRHL
- a CDS encoding FG-GAP repeat domain-containing protein, which codes for MPRTRTARRLAAAVSTVLAVTLGAGGMSAPALAAPPAVPAAAPDTAGARASAEESASPFPAGFRLTGATATGYLVRSETALDHRWVSGVDGTHTTLASSSAANATGVGDLVVDRAPNAAVLRDMAAGTQLLRVAFPVGSGISYAGGAGRTIFTTVVDEGGRTVLRGHGVDGVVTPLTGLPAGATAIAVGAATPEHALVTFTAASGERTWGFVDLAASTVSVHGPIPPAGLKGDVAVSRTHLAWVEEEGSKGSVVVVTRATETTQRIPLGASAYGVEIGLAGDWLTYGVRGGHTSGTPDPMHALTARHLTKGTVRPLLDHVNSAATGPDGSLYVRGGTVAKGEGVYRIAPPTADGAPTAELVATTGESTALSLLGHDIGSVIDLDAPHGQRALTWRLSRHNADLTGTLRHVRTGKTMRFSVTHPYTPDYTFPWQGDLGFDERMSAYNGEYTWEFTARPLNGIGPDLKGSGRFTVTRAPSAHDFTDNGAPDLLARDAGGRLWRLDTDYWAFADQLEGTDRALVGGGWNTYDLIESAGDLAGARTDDLVARDRSGVLWLYLGKGDGTFTARTRVGGGWGGYTSVAAGGDLTGDGRADLVASDASGVLWLHRGTGDRSAPFAARTRVGGGWDIYDGLTLAGDLAGAKAGDLLARDRSGVLWLYLGKGDGTFTARTRVGGGWGAMPQLVAIGDADRDGRADLLTVGSDGYKWLYRGTGDRTAPFRPRGLANLVLPEWDGNHLI
- a CDS encoding TetR/AcrR family transcriptional regulator, whose amino-acid sequence is MARTTDGEGTPVPQRLLATATRLFAEQGYDRTSVQEIVEKAGVTKGALYHYFGSKEDLLQEVYARVLRVQQERLDAFAGSGEPIEDRLRGAAADVVVTTIDNLDDAAIFFRSMHHLSPEKHKQVRSERRRYHERFRALVEEGQRSGVFSSATPADLVVDYHFGSVHHLSTWYRPDGPLTKQQVADHLADLLLRALRP
- a CDS encoding class I adenylate-forming enzyme family protein, giving the protein MSSVYAARPWLGRLSEAQRAPVDPPPSVLHAFRAAAARAGSRTALAYFDGRLSYGETDALSDSVAGHLAARGTAPGDRVAIMLQNTPHFVIALLGAWKAGAVVVPLNPMYKSGEVAHVLADSGAAALICSDRAWETYLRDCAAGSPLRAVLTACELDLQTRGDTRVLGFAREAPAADADDLLAVARSGLPAPSLPEPAAGDTALISYTSGTSGTPKGAMNPHGALAYNAERQRTGHPVPDGACYYALAPLFHITGMVCQLAACFANAGTLALTYRFEAGVVLDAFAEHRPAYTVGPSTAFMALAAHPAVTPDHFASFQVISSGGAPLPPALVDGFRERFGPYIRNGYGLTECTAPCASVPPEHEAPVDPASGTLSVGVPGPDTIVRIVDERGDEVPLGEQGEIAVRGPQVVPGYWGMPEASAEAFPGGELRTGDIGFMDADGWLYVVDRKKDMINASGFKVWPREVEDVLYTHPAVREAAVVGVPDAYRGETVRAYVSLRPGAEVAPGELSAYCEQRLAAYKYPRDVSVLPELPKTTSGKILRRELRSQA
- a CDS encoding SDR family oxidoreductase, whose translation is MSTVRGAGVVVTGAGGGIGAALARRFAAEGARVVVNDIDAAKAGAVAAEIGGTAVPGDASGIVDAARDALGGTVDVYCANAGLGSGGDAFADEDVWASAWDVNVMAHVRASRALLPDWLERGSGTFVSTVSAAGLLTMIGAAPYSVTKHGALAYAEWLSLTYRHRGLKVHAICPQGVRTDMLAATGSAGDIVLKPTAIEPEDVADALFDAMAEDRFLVLPHPEVAGYYRARAAETDKWLGGMNHLQRKWEEVSR